A single region of the Streptomyces sp. NBC_01262 genome encodes:
- a CDS encoding SAM-dependent methyltransferase: MTHPPDPARSPQQVTRAVRIWRGRRQPRVLDAFCCQGGAGKGYADAGFDVTGVDLSPQPRYPFTFVQADAVAFIREYGAEFDFIHASPPCQHDSDCQRIQGNAHPDLIAPTRAALEATGRPWVIENVRGAVPKLRHPVMLCGPMFSLATYRHRYFEAGGRLHLPQLPHPDHTAPQAKMGRPVPPGHYGQFVGNFSGVPLARDVMGVPWMNRDGIRECIPPAYTEWIGRGYLAAPALRRAA; encoded by the coding sequence ATGACCCATCCCCCCGACCCCGCGCGATCCCCTCAGCAGGTGACCCGCGCTGTTCGCATCTGGCGAGGCCGTCGGCAGCCGCGTGTGCTCGATGCGTTCTGCTGCCAGGGCGGCGCCGGCAAGGGTTACGCCGACGCCGGGTTCGACGTGACTGGCGTCGACCTCAGCCCGCAGCCCCGCTACCCGTTCACGTTCGTCCAGGCCGACGCGGTCGCCTTCATCCGCGAGTACGGCGCGGAGTTCGACTTCATCCACGCCTCACCACCGTGCCAGCACGACAGCGACTGCCAGCGCATCCAGGGCAACGCACACCCGGACCTGATCGCCCCGACCCGCGCCGCCCTCGAAGCCACGGGCCGTCCGTGGGTGATCGAGAACGTCCGGGGCGCGGTGCCCAAGCTGCGGCACCCGGTGATGCTGTGCGGGCCGATGTTCAGTTTGGCCACCTACCGGCACCGCTACTTCGAAGCAGGCGGACGCCTCCACCTGCCCCAGCTCCCGCACCCCGACCACACCGCCCCGCAGGCCAAGATGGGCCGCCCCGTACCGCCAGGCCACTACGGGCAGTTCGTCGGCAACTTCTCCGGGGTCCCCCTCGCACGGGACGTGATGGGCGTGCCCTGGATGAACCGCGACGGCATCCGCGAGTGCATCCCGCCCGCCTACACCGAATGGATCGGACGCGGCTACCTCGCCGCCCCCGCACTGAGGAGGGCGGCATGA
- a CDS encoding bifunctional DNA primase/polymerase, producing the protein MKPELLHAALDAAEQGWPVIPLHPGSKVPALHGEHRCPKTGDCADGHRTFEQRATTDPNRIERCWTAGPFNVGIATGPAGLLVVDLDTLKPKDKKGTPDGASSFLALCERAGQTVPATRRIRTPSGGQHLYFTTPPGLRLTSTAKTLAKKVDTRAWGGQVVAPGSVTPHGPYTALDPSPVAELPEWLQSALTVPQRPASAAIVPMTTRNAPRLAAVVLERETSAVAATGEGGRNAELLRAVRAVGRFVAWGDLDRAEVEAAFQAGGEAAGLPASECRATIRSALDWSIRTARPRETA; encoded by the coding sequence ATGAAACCCGAACTCCTGCACGCCGCCCTGGACGCGGCAGAGCAAGGCTGGCCCGTCATCCCGCTGCACCCGGGCAGCAAGGTCCCCGCCCTGCACGGTGAACACCGCTGCCCGAAAACCGGGGACTGCGCCGACGGGCACCGCACGTTCGAGCAGCGCGCCACCACCGACCCCAACCGCATCGAACGCTGCTGGACTGCGGGCCCGTTCAACGTCGGCATCGCCACCGGCCCCGCCGGACTGCTGGTCGTCGACCTGGACACGCTCAAGCCCAAGGACAAGAAGGGCACGCCTGACGGCGCGAGCAGCTTCCTGGCGCTCTGCGAGCGCGCCGGGCAGACCGTGCCCGCCACCCGCCGCATCCGGACCCCCAGCGGCGGACAGCACCTGTACTTCACCACCCCGCCCGGCCTCCGCCTGACCAGCACCGCCAAAACCCTCGCCAAGAAGGTCGACACCCGGGCATGGGGCGGACAGGTCGTCGCGCCGGGCAGCGTCACTCCCCACGGCCCGTACACGGCCCTGGATCCCTCACCCGTTGCAGAGCTACCCGAATGGCTCCAAAGCGCCCTGACGGTCCCCCAGAGGCCCGCCTCGGCCGCGATCGTGCCCATGACCACACGCAACGCCCCCCGTCTCGCCGCTGTGGTCCTGGAACGGGAGACGTCCGCCGTCGCTGCGACCGGCGAGGGCGGGCGCAATGCCGAACTGCTGCGCGCCGTGCGGGCCGTGGGCCGGTTCGTGGCCTGGGGCGACCTGGACCGCGCCGAAGTGGAAGCGGCTTTTCAGGCGGGGGGCGAGGCGGCCGGACTGCCGGCGTCCGAGTGCCGCGCCACTATCCGCAGCGCCCTGGACTGGTCTATCCGCACCGCCCGGCCCCGGGAGACGGCATGA